Proteins found in one Methylobacterium sp. CB376 genomic segment:
- a CDS encoding DUF2958 domain-containing protein yields the protein MVRPLLTASLRQQLLANGSRTARGEEIDPPPVVKLFMPDGPATWLLIELDPAEPTRAIGLCDAGLGSPELGYVCLLELAALRGRLRLPVERDLYFIADRPLSAYPAAARTMGRITV from the coding sequence ATGGTCCGACCGCTCCTCACCGCTTCCCTTCGTCAGCAGCTCCTCGCCAACGGCAGCCGCACCGCTCGTGGCGAGGAGATCGACCCACCTCCCGTGGTGAAGCTGTTCATGCCAGACGGCCCCGCCACCTGGCTCCTCATCGAACTCGATCCGGCCGAGCCGACCCGTGCCATCGGCCTCTGCGACGCCGGCCTTGGCTCGCCCGAACTCGGCTACGTCTGCCTGCTCGAACTCGCGGCCCTCCGGGGCCGCCTTCGTCTACCCGTCGAGCGTGACCTCTACTTCATCGCCGACCGCCCGCTCTCGGCCTACCCCGCCGCGGCCCGCACCATGGGGAGGATCACCGTATGA
- a CDS encoding PGN_0703 family putative restriction endonuclease — protein MDHRFSSEDAAPESAFVRPLTRAPLIPEALLRQHACFILTDTRFRAAARLRQSLWRESVLGLPAGLHCTGGSRAVVPALLGSTLRPADAANGLNFISSTVHQFVRRSLVLREEGALVHYDRLHRNLLSSEALTYNLFAPLALDLDLATAVFRQLLPAFVTRVTGIRFETSPGRHDPRYLNDGTAFDAALTVITPEGERATVFIEVKYGEGCTGAAATHRPRYDEASREAALHHDPDSPALRSTLLEQFWRLHLLAQLAVRHGVTPRAHLLVLAPQLNRRVSAATSIYTTQLTDPGGSSPATTGFSALTLESFVSALAQAGGGAEAGYLWHRYLDLRPVLDLVLAEPSTPDRDPPPAGAPVALLPPPSSATPVADAVAAPVATSSRGQARPARRPRRRPTESVTAPSSSTAAVRLARRPKDKAPVGALRTSARSPAPRRPAPEVR, from the coding sequence ATGGACCACCGCTTTTCATCCGAAGATGCCGCACCGGAGTCGGCGTTCGTCCGGCCGCTCACCCGCGCACCCCTCATCCCTGAGGCGCTCCTTCGTCAGCACGCCTGCTTCATCCTCACAGACACCCGCTTCCGCGCCGCCGCCCGCCTGCGCCAGTCCCTCTGGCGAGAATCGGTGCTAGGCTTACCGGCTGGCCTTCATTGCACGGGCGGCAGCCGTGCCGTTGTTCCTGCCCTCCTCGGCTCCACGCTCCGGCCAGCCGACGCCGCCAACGGCCTCAACTTCATCAGCTCAACGGTGCATCAGTTTGTGCGCCGCAGCCTCGTCCTGCGCGAGGAGGGCGCTCTCGTCCACTACGACCGCCTTCATCGGAACCTGCTCAGCTCCGAGGCGCTCACGTACAACCTGTTCGCCCCGCTGGCCCTCGACCTCGACCTGGCGACGGCTGTCTTCCGGCAGCTCCTGCCGGCCTTCGTCACCCGCGTCACCGGCATCCGCTTCGAAACCTCGCCGGGCCGGCACGATCCCCGCTACTTGAACGACGGCACCGCCTTCGACGCTGCGCTGACGGTGATCACGCCGGAAGGGGAGAGGGCCACCGTCTTCATCGAGGTCAAATACGGCGAAGGCTGCACCGGGGCGGCCGCCACGCACCGCCCCCGCTACGACGAGGCCAGCCGCGAGGCTGCCCTTCATCATGATCCCGACAGTCCGGCGCTCCGCTCCACCCTGCTGGAGCAGTTCTGGCGCCTGCACCTCCTCGCACAGCTCGCTGTTCGTCACGGCGTAACCCCGCGGGCGCACCTCCTCGTCCTCGCCCCACAGCTGAACCGGCGCGTGTCGGCCGCCACCAGCATCTACACCACCCAGCTCACCGATCCCGGCGGTTCATCGCCAGCCACGACCGGCTTCTCCGCCCTCACGCTCGAGTCCTTCGTCTCCGCGCTGGCGCAGGCGGGCGGCGGCGCGGAGGCGGGTTACCTCTGGCACCGGTATCTCGACCTGCGACCTGTCCTCGACCTCGTCCTAGCTGAGCCCTCCACGCCCGACCGCGATCCGCCGCCGGCCGGGGCACCGGTCGCGCTGCTGCCACCCCCTTCGTCAGCAACACCGGTTGCGGACGCAGTCGCCGCCCCTGTGGCCACTTCATCGCGCGGCCAAGCTCGCCCTGCCCGCCGGCCACGACGGCGACCCACTGAATCCGTGACAGCACCTTCATCAAGCACAGCAGCTGTTCGCCTGGCGCGCAGGCCCAAGGACAAGGCACCCGTTGGCGCGCTCCGCACGTCAGCCCGTTCCCCGGCGCCCCGCCGCCCGGCCCCGGAGGTGCGCTAA